DNA sequence from the Halorussus limi genome:
GCCATCCCGGCGAGCATGGCGAACGTCGGCGGGAGACTCGGGACGACGAGCGCGGCGGCCTGCCCGACGAGCGCGCCCATGAACATGTGCGGGATGATGAGACCGCCGAGCCAGTTCCCGTGAATCGTGAGCGCCGCCGCGACCATCGTGCCCGCGAGCGTGAGCAACAGCACCTCCAGCGAGAGCGTCTCCGACAGCAGGACGTTCATCTTCGACCCGCCGTAGAAGTACGTCAGCGGGAGCGCGTATCCGAGGACGCCGATACCGAGACCCGCCAGCGTCGTCCGGACGTACACCGCCGGCGACCACCTGTTGAAGAGTCGCCCCACGAACGCGAACGTCTGGGTGTACGCGAACCCGAAGGGGACGCAGACGCACCCGACGCCGATTGCCGCGACCAACTGCCACGGTTCGACCGGAACGAGGGTGCTCGCGCGCCACGCGGGGAACAGTTCCATCCCGCCCAACAGCACCTCGGTGAGATACCCCGCGAAACTGGCCACGAACGTCGGCACGACGGCCTCGTAGTATTCGAGACCCCGCTTGTGCGGGAGTTCCAACCAGAGGAGCGCCCCGCCGATGGGCGCCCCCAGAATCGCGCCGAACCCCGCGCCCATCCCCGCGAGCGTCAGCAACTTCGTGGAACTCTCGAACCCGAACAATTCCGCTATCTTCGTTCCGAACGACCCGCCGACGACGCTCATCACGCCTTCGGGGCCGGCGTTCTGTCCGGCGACGAGTCCGACGAGTCCCACCGGAACGACCGGGACGTTCTCCTCGATAGGGACGTGTCCCTCGCGGTGAAACTGCTGGACGAGCGCGGAGAGCGCGCCCGGGTAGAAGGTACGGTAGAGGATACCCCCGATGAGCAGTCCCGCGGCGGTGCTGACCGCGACTCGCCAGTACAGTTGGGGGAGCGCGGACCAGAGGTGGTGCTTGAGAAACAGCCACACGACGCGGAACGCCGTCGCCACGAGTCCCACGGCGACGCCGAGTATCGCGGCCACCAACAGGTGGTGGTGGAAGTTGCGCTCGTCGGCCCACCGGAGCACGCCGTGTAACCCGTCCGCCGCTACGCGTCTCGTCATCTACGTCTCCCTCGCTCTTCGAGACAGTCGTGGCTTACGTTTCGCGCCGCCTACTCGCGCTGGACCGCCACGACCGGCACGTCGCCCGTGCGGATGACTCGCTCCGTGACGCTGCCCATGACGACCCTGTCGACGCCCGACCGGCCGTGCGTACTCATGACGACGAGGTCGATGTCGCGCTCGTCGGCGTACGAGAGGATGGTACGGTGTGGAGTCCCGACTTCGACGTCGTCGGTCACTGACACTCCCCGCTGGCTGGCCTCCGTCACGATGGACGACATCGAGTCTTCCACTCGCGCTTCGACGGCCTGCTGGCGCTCGTCGCCGTGACCGACGATGGACGTGGTCTCCGTCTCGTCGACGACGTGAAGCACGTACAGTTCGGCGTCGTATCGCTCGGCGTGACTGACGGCGTGGGACACGGCCGATTCGGCGGCCCGACTCCCGTCGGTCGGAAGCAGTATCCTGTCGTACACGTCCGACGGTTCGGCGCGTTTCGCCTTAAGTTTGGTAACGACTGACTCGCGCTCTCCGAAGGCGCGTCGCGCCCCGGCATTTCGTCGGAAAAGCGGTCGGACTCGTCTCGCCGTCGGGGACGCTCAGAACCCTTCGGTCGGCTCCGGTACCCCGTCGCCCTCCACGTCCACGTCGACCTCGAACTCCTCGCGGAGTTCTCGGATGCGGTCGCGGATGTCCGCGGCGAGTTCGAATTCGAGGTTGCTCGCGGCGTCGTTCATGCGCTCCTCCAACTCCTCGATGCGGCGCTCGGCCTCCTCGTCGGTCTCGGGTTCGCCGTCGGTGACGCCGGAGGTGTCGGTCTTGCTCCCCGGCAGGTTGGCGTCCGAGACCTCCTTCTCGATGGTCGTCGCCTCGAAGCCGTGTTCCTCGTTGTACTCCTGCTGGATGCGGCGGCGGCGCTGGGTCTCGCCGATTGCGGCGTCCATCGCGTCCGTGACCTCGTCGGCGTAGAGGACCACCTCGCCGTTGACGTTCCGGGCGGCCCGGCCCATCGTCTGGACGAGCGAGGTCTCCGAGCGCAGGAACCCCTGCTGGTCGGCGTCGAGGATGGCGACGAGCGAGACCTCCGGGATGTCGAGGCCCTCGCGCAGCAGGTTGATGCCGACCAGCACGTCGAACTCGCCGAGTCGGAGGCCCCTGACGAGTTCGTGGCGTTCGAGCGTGTCGGTCTCGTCGTGCATGTACTCGACCGCCACGCCCGCCTCCTCTAGATACTCCGTCAGGTCCTCGGCCATGCGCTTGGTCAGGGTGGTCACGAGGACGCGCTCGTCGTTGTCGGTCCGCTTCTCGATGCGGTCCATCAGGTCGTCTATCTGGCCCTCGGCGTCCGAGACCTCCACCTTGGGGTCCACGAGGTGGGTCGGTCGGACGATTTGCTCGACTATCTGGTCGCTCTGCTCGCGTTCGTAGTCGGCGGGAGTCGCCGAGACGTAGAGGGTCTTGTCGGTCTTCTCCTCGAACTCCTCGAACGTGAGCGGCCGGTTGTCGTAGGCGGTCGGCAGGCGGAACCCGTTCTCGACCAGCGAGTCCTTCCGGGACTTGTCGCCCGCGAACTGGCCCTTTATCTGGGGGACGGTCTGGTGGGACTCGTCGATGACGGTGAGGAAGTCGTCGGGGAAGTAGTCGAGCAGGGTGTAGGGCGCGTCGCCCGGTTCGCGGTCCGAGAGGTAGACCGAGTAGTTCTCGATGCCCGAACAGTAGCCCGCCTCCTTCATCATCTCCAAATCGAAGGTCGTGCGCTCCTCGATGCGCTGGGCCGCGACGAGGTCGTTGTTCCGCTCGAAGTACCGGATGCGGTCGTCCAAGTCGTCCTCGATTTCGGCGACGGCGTCGGCCATCGTCTGCTCGGGGATGGAGTAGTGTTCGCCGGGGTGGACGAGGACCGCCGACTCCTCCGACTGGACCTCTCCCTCCAGCGGGTCCACTTTCAGCATGCGGTCTATCTCGTCGCCCCACAACTCGACGCGCACGGCGTACCGGCCGTACATCGGGAAGATTTCGATGGTATCGCCCCGCACTCGGAACGTACCCTGCGTGAAGTCCACGTCGTTGCGCTCGTAGTTCAGGTCCACGAGACGGGCGAGCAGTTCGTCGCGGCCGATTTCGTCGCCCACTTCGAGGCGGAGGCTCATCTCCTCGTAGTTGCGCGGGTCGCCCAGTCCGTAGATGGCCGACACCGAGGCCACCACGATGACGTCGTCGCGGGTCAGCAGCGACCGGGTCGCGGAGTGGCGCAGGCGGTCTATCTCCTCGTTGATGGAGGCGTCCTTCTCGATGTACTTGTCGGTCTGCTCGACGTAGGCCTCGGGTTGGTAGTAGTCGTAGTAGGAGACGAAGTACTCGACGGCGTTGTCCGGGAAGAGGTTGCGGAACTCCTCGTACAACTGCGCCGCCAGCGTCTTGTTGTGCGCGATGACCAGCGTGGGTTTCTGAATCTCCTCGACCACCCACGAGACGGTGTTGGTCTTCCCGGACCCCGTCACTCCCAGTAGCGTCTGCTTGTCCATGCCCGACTCGAACCCCGCGGCCAACTGTTGGATGGCGTCGGGTTGGTCGCCCGCGGGGTCGAAGGGCGCCTCGACCCGGAAGTCGCTCTCGGCCTCGGGTCTGTCGGGCGAAAGCGGCCCGCTATCGGCGTCACTCATTGTAACGCGAGGTAGGGATTGAAGCTACTTTACCCTCTCGTCGCGGCGGTGTTCGCTCCGTCCGTCACGGTTCGACGACCGGTCCCGACGGAAACACCGTCCTGCGCAAGCACTTTGTCGCTCCTCCGAGATGTCGGACTATGGACGCCCGGCTTCCGGTCGAAATAGTCGAGCGCGAACCCTCCGCGGTGTACCGCGGGACGGTGTACGACCAGGACGTGGTGGTCCGCGCAGACGGGTCCGATTTCAGGGTGTTCGACAAGAACGCCGTCGTGACCCCCGTTATGGTCGGGACGACGCGAAATATCGACTTGCACGTCTGGGGTTACGAGGCGACCATCGGACTCGCCGACGAACGACGCGGCCTCGAACCGGGCGAGCACGGGTTCACCGTGCGCGGGGCGGTCAATGACCTCGAACGAGAACTGCTCGACGTGGGTCCGGGCACGGTCAAAATCGACGTCGAGGACTTGCCGGACGGTACCGAGGAGGGCGACTTCGTGGAGTTGCGGGCCGCGTGCGCCAAGTACCTCTCCGACGTGGCGGGTCGTCGCAACTACGAAGAACGGTACGAGTACTTCCTCGAACGCTTACGCGACGACGACCCGGATGTGCGGGCGGAAGCGGCGAAGTATCTGGCCGAGCGGGGGTCGACGCGGTGTCTCGACGCACTGATTTCGACGGCGGAGGACGACCCGGTCCCCGAGGTACGCGCCGCCGCTACGCAGGCGCTCGGCGTTATCGGTGCGGCCACCTCCACTTCCAGCGAGGACGCCGCCCCGCGAATCCGGCGGTCGCTGGAGCGAGTGCGCGAAGACGAAGCCGAAGCGGTGCGTGAGGCGGTTCGAGACGCCGAGGAGGCCTTCGAGGACTACGATGCTGCGTCAGCGCTCGTTCTGAAGTGATCCGGTTAACAGACCGGTTTCGGATTCACGCCCATCCCTTCCAGCGTCTCGGTGTACTCCTCGTAAGCCGCCTGAATCGCGCCGGCGGCGGCCTCCAGCGCGGCGTCCCAGTCCTCGTCGCTCTCGCAGACCGACTCCAGAAGCTCTCTTCCGCGCTCCAGTTGTCCGTCCAGGTCGTCGCCCAAGTCCCGAAACAGTTGGGCGGTCTGCGGGTCGGCCTGCCCGACGAAGAAGCCGACCATCTGCTCCTTGGACTTCTCGCTGGCGAGCGTCCGACCCAAGAACCCGCCGACGCGGGCGGCGTCGCCGTCGAGGCCGCGCAGGTATTCGTGGATGGCGGGCACCTCGCTCGGTTCGTGGTCGCCGTCCAACTTGCCGACGACCTGCTCGTAGTGGTCGCGTTCCTGCTCGGCGAAGTCGGCGAACGTCTCGCGGACCGCCTCGGCGGCGTTCCCGTCGTCGGCCCACTGCTGGAACGTCTCGCTGGCGGCGTACTCGGCCTCCGCGGCGGCGCGAAACACGGTCTCGGGTTCCATCTCGCCCTCGGTCTCGGCGTAGAGCGACTTCGAGGACCCGAGTCGCGAGAGCGCGGTCTCGTTGTCGTCGCGGACGGTGTCGAGGAATTCCTCCGGGTTCATGCTCGGGCATACGGAAACCAGTCGCTTGTAAGTAGCGTCTGCGGCGAGAAATCGAATCGGCCGACCGAACCCG
Encoded proteins:
- a CDS encoding HEAT repeat domain-containing protein, with the translated sequence MDARLPVEIVEREPSAVYRGTVYDQDVVVRADGSDFRVFDKNAVVTPVMVGTTRNIDLHVWGYEATIGLADERRGLEPGEHGFTVRGAVNDLERELLDVGPGTVKIDVEDLPDGTEEGDFVELRAACAKYLSDVAGRRNYEERYEYFLERLRDDDPDVRAEAAKYLAERGSTRCLDALISTAEDDPVPEVRAAATQALGVIGAATSTSSEDAAPRIRRSLERVREDEAEAVREAVRDAEEAFEDYDAASALVLK
- a CDS encoding universal stress protein, encoding MYDRILLPTDGSRAAESAVSHAVSHAERYDAELYVLHVVDETETTSIVGHGDERQQAVEARVEDSMSSIVTEASQRGVSVTDDVEVGTPHRTILSYADERDIDLVVMSTHGRSGVDRVVMGSVTERVIRTGDVPVVAVQRE
- a CDS encoding chloride channel protein, whose amino-acid sequence is MTRRVAADGLHGVLRWADERNFHHHLLVAAILGVAVGLVATAFRVVWLFLKHHLWSALPQLYWRVAVSTAAGLLIGGILYRTFYPGALSALVQQFHREGHVPIEENVPVVPVGLVGLVAGQNAGPEGVMSVVGGSFGTKIAELFGFESSTKLLTLAGMGAGFGAILGAPIGGALLWLELPHKRGLEYYEAVVPTFVASFAGYLTEVLLGGMELFPAWRASTLVPVEPWQLVAAIGVGCVCVPFGFAYTQTFAFVGRLFNRWSPAVYVRTTLAGLGIGVLGYALPLTYFYGGSKMNVLLSETLSLEVLLLTLAGTMVAAALTIHGNWLGGLIIPHMFMGALVGQAAALVVPSLPPTFAMLAGMAAFNSVVTATPLSSALIAIALTDGASITPIFLASLIAFVGSPGLQFLEAAAPRNESPNFHVGDD
- the uvrB gene encoding excinuclease ABC subunit UvrB, producing MSDADSGPLSPDRPEAESDFRVEAPFDPAGDQPDAIQQLAAGFESGMDKQTLLGVTGSGKTNTVSWVVEEIQKPTLVIAHNKTLAAQLYEEFRNLFPDNAVEYFVSYYDYYQPEAYVEQTDKYIEKDASINEEIDRLRHSATRSLLTRDDVIVVASVSAIYGLGDPRNYEEMSLRLEVGDEIGRDELLARLVDLNYERNDVDFTQGTFRVRGDTIEIFPMYGRYAVRVELWGDEIDRMLKVDPLEGEVQSEESAVLVHPGEHYSIPEQTMADAVAEIEDDLDDRIRYFERNNDLVAAQRIEERTTFDLEMMKEAGYCSGIENYSVYLSDREPGDAPYTLLDYFPDDFLTVIDESHQTVPQIKGQFAGDKSRKDSLVENGFRLPTAYDNRPLTFEEFEEKTDKTLYVSATPADYEREQSDQIVEQIVRPTHLVDPKVEVSDAEGQIDDLMDRIEKRTDNDERVLVTTLTKRMAEDLTEYLEEAGVAVEYMHDETDTLERHELVRGLRLGEFDVLVGINLLREGLDIPEVSLVAILDADQQGFLRSETSLVQTMGRAARNVNGEVVLYADEVTDAMDAAIGETQRRRRIQQEYNEEHGFEATTIEKEVSDANLPGSKTDTSGVTDGEPETDEEAERRIEELEERMNDAASNLEFELAADIRDRIRELREEFEVDVDVEGDGVPEPTEGF
- a CDS encoding rubrerythrin family protein yields the protein MNPEEFLDTVRDDNETALSRLGSSKSLYAETEGEMEPETVFRAAAEAEYAASETFQQWADDGNAAEAVRETFADFAEQERDHYEQVVGKLDGDHEPSEVPAIHEYLRGLDGDAARVGGFLGRTLASEKSKEQMVGFFVGQADPQTAQLFRDLGDDLDGQLERGRELLESVCESDEDWDAALEAAAGAIQAAYEEYTETLEGMGVNPKPVC